The Molothrus ater isolate BHLD 08-10-18 breed brown headed cowbird chromosome 2, BPBGC_Mater_1.1, whole genome shotgun sequence DNA segment TGTAAAAGCCAGAGGTGTCTGCTGAGATATTCTTCAGAGTGATTTGTTGCCCTGTTGTGAAACACAAATCAGGCCAAAAAAGATAAGAAtaaaagcagggaaggaagtGGCAACAGCAGTGCTCCAGTTCCAGCCCAGGGTGGCTGGAGTGATGAGAGGTTATTAAAGCTGATGGATTGCTCTGTCTTGCTCAGGAGCTGCCATGCTCATCCCTAGGTTTTCGAGTGATTTGTGGGAGGATAAACAGAAGCGTGCTGTTTTGATTACAGGGAATGTGGTATTTGAACATTccttttagaaagaaaattgtaGGTGGAGGGTAGAGAAGTGTCTGTGCTTAGAGAAAGCGTTTTTGTTTTGGCATTGGATTTCGAGAAATTTCAGATGCCCAAATCAGGGCCTGGCTCTGAGAACTGGCCATCTTGATGAATTAACTTGTTCAACAAGAGAAAGCCCTTTAGTCCTGCAGCTCTTAGGATTTCAGATATGACTTATTTAGCAGTGGGGGGAAATGTTTTCCAGTCTGGGAGAAGCCACACAGGCTGTGTAAGTAAACAAGAACTTTAGTGACAGAATTGCAGTGATGCTGATGCTTTCTGTTCAATCTCACACAGCTCAGAACCACGGGCTGAagctctgctctgtctgctCATGCAGTCAGTTTGTTTGTTACATCTCCAGTTGATTTGGGTATGTGTAGTCCATGCTTTTTGCTTGTGAGAGAGATCCAGATCCCTGCTCTGAAAGCAAAAGACTGAATACTTTTTAATGACTTTCCTGTTTCCCTGGGATCTCACTTTTTTTATATTTAGGATTTGCTGGCACCTAGTGCCAGATAATAGAAGAGCGTGCAAGCTGGGAAATGACAGGCCATATGCTTGTTtgattgatttttaatttttattttctattagtCTCTACATACTCCTTGTGTTTACTTGTCTTTACTTGTCTACTTGTCTCTCTCCTGGtgctggtgggttttttgggtttctttttttttttttttggttggttggggttttttttttttttggttgtgtgtgtgtgtgatgtttGTAGCTCTCAAAGTCTCAGTCTGGAAGTGGAATTTAAATGCTCCTAATAAATCAAAAGTGATTGAGTGAgtgaaatggggaaaatgtggGTCAGGTACTGTGAGCTCTGGAGTGTCTCCTGAGGGGTTCTGCACGCTTTGCAGCAGTGGGACTTTCTTAGCACAGAAGCAATTTCCTGTAGTGACAGCAGGGCACCCAGCCAGCcgggggcacctggggacagacacacagggcTTGGCCACGGGTGCTCCCATGAAGCAGAAATGAGGTGGGAATGGGCCAGCAGAGATTCCTGTCCCGAGGAAGAACAGGGTGACAGcggaagctgctgctgtgacaagtctgctgtgctcagggctgtgtgtgatGCGCTGGCACCACTTAGTGGCCACTGAAATGAATAAAGTTCTTGCCCCTGGTGATACATATTTTATGCAAGAATGGGCTCTGAGTGTGGAATATCCTGTGGAGTCTCATTATGTTTAGTTTACTTCCCTTAAACCAGGAAGGCTAGGTACAGACTCTTAGTCTTCCTGAAGCTGGGCAGgccaggaaaaaacaaacttgtttaatgaaataaatctgaGTCCTCTGTCACTGATACACTTAAAAGAGTATTAAACCCTCATTTCTGTATAAATAGTTCTGTCAAGGTCCTGTTGTGGAAATTcagctcctttttccttccagattatcaaatgatttaaaatgaaagcaaataaaatattaggGACTGTGTGTCAGTCCTAAAGAACCAGAAGCCTTTTTCATGCTCAAAGTAGCAATGGTGTAACTTTCTCATACCCCCTTCCTCCAGGTGAGGGGTCATCTCTGGGAGAAAGCTTCCAGAGCCAGCTTTTGTTTCCTTCAGTTTAGAAAGAGATCTGCTCATGGTCAAGCAAGCTGGGATGTAAAGACAGAAAACTCAGTATTGTTCCTCATGTTATGCCTTACTCCCAGCAACTGAGAAATAGTTATTTCTGGATGCCCCCAAAGCCATGCAGCTTTTCTCACTAGGGGAGAGATGAAGTTAAAGCCTTTCTGACCATTCTTACTTGAGGTAAGAGTCCTTTTCTCCCTGCTAAGTTACTCCCGAGCGTGTCTTGTATCAAAAAGACAACTTTTCAAACTCCTGTTCAGAGAACGTCCTAGAATCAGCCTTAAGAGTGtttttgtatttgcattttaGAATCTTTCCAGCCCTCAACTGCAGAGACCTCAATGCTTTGATGTGATTGGATTTCTCATACCTTCTGTGTATGGTAGCGGACGGGGCTCATTTTGCACATTGAAGCTCTTCCAGGTGTATTTGGGCGCTGGGGAGCCCTCATGAGAAGCACAGGTCAGGTTGATTGTCTGTCCATATTCTGGTGTCCCCAGAATCTTGCATTCGGGCTTGGATGGTGCAactgaaggaaggaaagaggaacTGTATTAATCAGAAGCAGTTTCTTGTTTCAGCCCATTTGCATCTGTGGTTTTTATTCTTGCAAGCAGAGGCTGGTCTTGCACCTGCCACCTTCTTAAAAGAACTTAAAATGATTTTGGATCTAATTTGTTTCTCCCTTTTTAGCACTGGAAAGCCAAGAAGGAATTGCAAGATGTTTTTTGGGATATGCCTGATAGTGTTAGGTGAGCCATCCTTGGATAACTGGAGGATGACAGGCCACAGGGGGCATGAGGAAAGCCCTGTAATAATTATTACAGGGTTATTAGGAGAATGAGCTGTGCAGCTCTAAAGGCTGTTTTCTACAGCCAGGTGTCTGAGGGAGCTGCCCGCTCTACGCATCCCAGCGTCCTTCCACGGGGAGTGAATAGGAAAAGACCAAAGGTGGAATTGGGAATGACAACTTTTTTTGCGATTAGAAAATCTGTTGAAGCTGCTGTGGACATCAGAGGAAGGGCAGGTGTGTGTGACAGGGGTGTGGCACTCGTGTGTCACCGCACCGAGGACGAAGAGGTCGACGAGCGCGGACTGGCGGGGCGGGTCGCCCCGGAGGCGGACGCTGCAGACGTAGGTGCCGTTGTCCTCCATGGTCACGGCGCCCATGGTGACGCTGATGTCCCCGCTGTCCACGTCGCCGCTGAACTGCAGGCGGTGGTCGTAGCCCTCCCCGTACTGCACCAGCCCGTCGAAGTAGCGCGTCACGGCGTCAACCTGGCACACAGCGAGGGCACAGCGTCAGtccctgctgcttctgtgtcATCTGCCATCTACCTCGACCCATCTGCCCGCTCCTAAGGGGCAGCTTGGAAAAGAGGACCTTAAACGGCAGCAGTTTGGGAAGAAACCAATAAAAACGTAGAAGTTCAAAAGGATCTCTGTTTCCATCTGGAATCCCCTTCTCACACCTTATCTGATTTCTTTTGCTGGGGCTTATTCACCTTTCCTCACCATGAGGAGAGGATGGCCCAAGAATTGTCTGAGACCCATGTCAGTTACATTTTACTCTATGGTTGCACAAACTCTCCCAGCAGGAATCTCCAGAGAAAAAACCCTTGGCAGTTCTTGAAGGAATCTCCAAAGGCTGCTTCCCCTCTCACTAATTCCCAAGCAGTCCAGGAGAACTTTACAAGTTTAACCTTCCAATACTTCAGATGGATGTAGGAGACTTAAAGAATCTCTCCATGTACTGTTATCATCAACTTAAAACTTTTTATATAATATCAAAGATATGTGTATTATATATAcgtttttatatatatatatatatgcttaGAAATTATCTGAGTGTTTCACATGTTTTAATAGATGTAAACCCCACAGTACATACAGTGCTGTGTCCTCAGTAAACAGCTGTAAGACCAACCAGTAGGGGTGGGAGCTTGCCTAGTGTTGTGCATTAGATTTGGGATAAATTGCATCTAGTCTCAGGATTTCTGTTTGCACAGTtctgggattaaaaaaaaaaatctggaagaaGTCTTTTTCTTCCAACATCCATTCCCACTCACagcttccctctcctgccccttctTGTTGCCCTCTCATCTGTTTCTTTATGCAGCTCAGTTTACCTTGCTATCAATTTTCTTCCAGACAACCAGGTCTCCTCTGTCAACAGCtgagtttgttttaaaattacagcGCAGGGTagcatttcttcctcttgccaCTTGGATTTGCCTCTCAGGTGCTTCCACAGTGAGGGCATGAGCAGACACCAGAACTAGGAAGAGAATAAATGCTGCACTcagcaaaaataacttctaGATTCCATGGTAGTCTCTTTGGCTTCCTTAAATGCCACAATAACCCCTCATTGCCTGTCATCCAGGACATTCCCCACTGAGCAAGAGGTgatgtgtgctgcagctgattGGCTCTGGGAATGGCTTAGAGCTAAACTCTGCTCTCTGTTCCTTGTTTCCCTCTTCTTCACCTACTCCTATATTGCCATGGAGTTTAGAaagatgctgtatttttttaccTGAGCCCTCCTGTGGCGTGACTGACACCCTTTGACAATTCAGAATGTACAGAGGGAGACAGATAAACAGATACTACAAGTGCATCAGCAGTCTTAAGGATTCAGGCTAAACTAACAAACTGATATTGTCAAATTTCAAGGATCAGGAAAACTGTCAAATAACTTGCCTCGATCCAAATCCATAGAAAAGTGACATTTTGTGCTAGGGAATCAAAACCTGTTCATGTTTTTCAtctctgaaaatagaaaaacGTAGAGAAGCAAAGAGTGATTGAAAGAAACAAGGGAAGAATAGCTCTTAGTTTTTTCTAAAATTGAGTAAGGTAGTAGTCACCTTTGTTCAAaaactccagctcctgcctctggagCACAGGAATTGCTGAGAgctgaataaaacagaaattcctctgtgccctggggaagcacacagggcacagggcaggtggtTTTTTACACTGAATTCCTTCTGACTTGCGCTTAATTCATCATGTCTGATCATTGCCTGGTGGGCAGGTCTTTGTTATTCTCAGAATTGAGCTGGACATTTATGTCTGCCCTGCCATAGGTGACCTTCATGCCTGCAGGAGTCCATGGTTAAAAACACCTGCTTTCTCCTCACAGTTTGTGTGGGTTctgtgtttgggtttgttgctttgaggttttggttttgtttcttttttatggcACTGTCATTTGtggaaaatatttgggaaaactGTAAATGGCAAGGAAGGAAGTGCTGCTCAGAGGTGTTCCcatggcaaagaggaacatggTGCAGTaaggaggaaagaggaggaaggCTTCCACCcatgctggggatgctgcatgTGGTGGTGAAGGTTTGCTTCTGAAAGCTGAGTCGCTGTTCCCTGGAGAGGATTCATCTGAAAAGTTGCTTTCTAGCTAATTTTGGGTCCTCATTCTGCCATATCTTTGTCCAGGTTAGATCTATAAGGAAGTGTAACGTTTAAGGGAGAGAGCAAAGGATTTCTAGATTGCACCCTGATTGCAAACTGGTTGTGAATAGCCACTTTTTTAGACAGGAAGAGCACACAGCCCCCTGCACTGGGTCAGTAAGAGAATGCCATTGGCAAGCTGAGCCCTGCCGCATCCTTGACTAGCAGTGAACAAGAGTCCCTTGGAAAATAACAGTGTGGGGACCCAGAGGGTTGTGTGGTCACTGTGCTAAGAATCTGGGGTGACAGTTCAGGTAACTACACAGGGTGCCATGGGACAGTTGGCACAGGGATTTGCTTTTAGCCTAAATTCCCATCTTTCTGCATACTCCCAACAATTGGTTGTTCTGTGGGCTCCCACAGTTCATAGCAAAGTGTGTTTGCACCTCTTCCTCTGTGATGTGGCAGGAGTGGCTTCTGTTCTCTTGGGGATTATTTCATTTACAACTGCTGACAGTTATGAGAAGGAAACCAGGGCAAAGTATTGCTAGCATGCTTTTATTGCAGCCACTCCCAGATCTTTCCCTGCCCTGTAGAACCCAGGGCAAGGCCCATGTttgcacagcccctgggctctTTCTGACTGCTGTTTTCTTATGCCCTCCATATGAGAGACACCTGTGAAAGCTTTCTCCTTGCTTGTTGTAACTGGATAGAGATGCTTTCCTGCATTCAAGTGAAAAGTACAACTGTCTGTACTAGGAAGTGGAGCAAAACCCATTTTGTGATCTTATTGTCACTCAGAAACTGGTTCCGCTGGGCTGGGGTTCACTGACAGGTCAtaaacacagccctgaggcAAAGAAACCACCCAACCCTAAgacttcttttccttcttccaacTGTATGAGTCAAATCCTACAATAAATGagatctttcttttcttccagacATGTTTGGTGCAGAGTTGGGGAGCAGCTGAACCCAACACTGCATGTGAGGCACAGCCTGTAACTCACTTATTCATCTGTTGCTGTCACCCTCACATCCCACTGCTTCTGGTGCTCCTCATTTGTCACCCACATCTCTTTCTGCATCCCAGAAAGAGCTTCCCTCTCTCAGGGAAGCAACAGTTTCATTCTGGGATGTCACTGACTCAGGCTCGTTTCCTCCTCCTGACTTCTCACCACATTTCACTTCATAGTCAGCATCTTAAAATTGTCGTTTATTCTTCAAaggttggggatttttttctgagcagaaaCAGAATCTATTCAAAGTATGGCTGAAGGCAGAGGAAGTAAATTCTGAATGAACTCCAAAAAAGGAGAGAGGACAAATAGCCTACGTGCTACTAGAGAGACAATGTCACCTAGATTCAAGCCCTAGAGGTACTTTTTTGTGTGTTATCACTTTGTGTGTttatagcattttaaaaaatgtgagaGACATTTTGTATGTtcataacattttaaaaaatgagaatggttttctctctctctgcttaGAGATTTGTACTTGtacaaaggaagaagaaaatcagagtGACATTGCTACTTTCACATTCCTTACTGAGTAATTGTTAACAGACTGAAAGGCAATTAATACAATTACAGGAATATTTTGTTTGCCGAAATAAATTGAGATTCTgatcaagcaaaaaaaaaggagcataaTTTGCATAGCATGAAAGGTGAGAATCATGAAAAAGAAGAGTGAATATCAATGGCTTTGCAGGAGTTACATAATGATCATCAAACCATGACCCAAGTCACATTTGTTGCATGTGGAGCCCATCCACTTTTTCTGATTACTTTAAACTTTGtgaatttcctttttgtgtGTCTTACTGTTGAAGTGAGGTTTTCAGgatttttagttaaaaaatcccaagcaaTTCCCACGTGCGTAGCTTGGTCTGAAGCCTGGCATGAGCTGTAGGAGCATTGGTATAAGAATATGAGACAGGATAAAAAGCAGTGGAACTGAGACTTCCAGAGGAGGAAGTTCCTTCTTCAGAGATAGATATTGTATTAACAGAACCCAAGAAAACTctttatgaaaaatactttcagctTCATGAAGAACAGCATTTTTTCCCACTCCTAACAGTTTGGGAGACGTGTGTGGATATTCAGCACAGAGATGGTACACACACTTGTCTGGCCATAAGCACAAAGGAACCTTCACTAAACAAAAGAGAGGCATACAAAGTGCACTGGAGCCCTTGTACTTTGTAGTGCTGTTTCCTGCCAGCCAACCCTTGAGGACATAACCAAATTAGTACTCACTTGCACTGAAAATGAAGAGCCCAAGTCCTTTCATTGCCGTCCCCCTCATCTCTCCTTTGTTTCACCTCAAGGTGCTCTTCCTTGTAATCTCCAGGAGGCTGGGTAGGTAATTGGCTTTCCCTGAAGGACTGCTTTGCAGTGGCATCGCAGGTTCACTTCCTCAGTCTCTTTTAAAAGTGCttctgccccagcctgcccctcccctcccagccagaATGACAAGCCACATCACCAGCGGCTCTCTGTAAACATGGGAGCTCCTTCCCCAGTTGTGAACTTTCTCCCGCAGTTAAATGGCCTTTCCCCGTTTCTCCCAACACGCAGGTGCACGGAGCAAGGGAAGGGTGTGATGGGACTGGGGGTGGAGTGTGCAGTGCAGCTGAAGTCATGCATGTGATGACAGGCAACTAGGGGAAGATAAACCTCgtttttctcaaatatttattaaggAACAGAGTTTAAAAGGTGTTAAAGTGTTTCACaatgcaggcagcagcccacATCCAGGCTTTAATGACCTGAGGGGCCTAGCTCCATTTACTCTAAATACTCATACAAATGCATAGTTTATGGCAGTTGGATGACTAATGGGTTATGTAAATATAAGT contains these protein-coding regions:
- the GPA33 gene encoding cell surface A33 antigen, coding for MRGTAMKGLGLFIFSAILVSAHALTVEAPERQIQVARGRNATLRCNFKTNSAVDRGDLVVWKKIDSKVDAVTRYFDGLVQYGEGYDHRLQFSGDVDSGDISVTMGAVTMEDNGTYVCSVRLRGDPPRQSALVDLFVLVAPSKPECKILGTPEYGQTINLTCASHEGSPAPKYTWKSFNVQNEPRPLPYTEGQQITLKNISADTSGFYICTSTNTVGTEFCNMTVTVVPPSMNIALYAGIIGGVVAAIVVIGIIAYCCCCRESKDTDYEMTAQEDRNEPSRQMPTRHESEGEYVENEENEENE